A genomic segment from Glycine max cultivar Williams 82 chromosome 1, Glycine_max_v4.0, whole genome shotgun sequence encodes:
- the LOC100808343 gene encoding pentatricopeptide repeat-containing protein At3g22670, mitochondrial: protein MPSKFRFLKLFTHRLSPRTAAANGSHRFLYGNPLCTMAESPELPPWLKFSDTPTPPDADSDDNFVIPSLAHWVDTHMLTTKPKVLTQSPKQDNLDELEAVTKVLQKRYPSPELASLALDGLSFQPSSGLVSQVLNRFSNDWVPALGFFKWAKSLTGYRHSPELYNLMVDILGKCRSFDSMSELVEEMARLEGYVTLETMTKVMRRLARARKHEDAIEAFGRMEKFGVKKDTAALNVLIDALVKGDSVEHAHKVVLEFKGSIPLSSRSFNVLMHGWCRARDFDNARKAMEDMKEHGFEPDVFSYTNFIEAYGHERDFRKVDQVLEEMRENGCPPNAVTYTSVMLHLGKAGQLRKALEVYEKMKSDGCVADTPFYSSMIFILGKAGRLKDACDVFEDMPKQGVVRDVVTYNSMISTACAHSREETALRLLKEMEDGSCKPNVGTYHRLLKMCCKKKRMKVLKFLLDHMFKNNISPDLATYSLLVNALRKSGKVEDAYSFLEEMVLRGFTPKPSTLKKLAGELESKSMLEEKVRVEEWMDRFSQNLIRPGLSDRSDRDPVT from the coding sequence ATGCCGTCCAAGTTCCGATTCCTAAAACTCTTCACTCACCGTCTCTCTCCTAGAACCGCCGCCGCCAATGGCTCGCACCGCTTCCTATACGGCAACCCTCTCTGCACCATGGCGGAGTCCCCGGAGCTCCCTCCGTGGCTCAAGTTCTCCGACACCCCGACCCCTCCAGACGCTGACTCAGACGACAACTTCGTTATCCCTTCACTCGCTCACTGGGTCGACACCCACATGCTCACTACCAAGCCCAAAGTCCTCACGCAATCACCCAAGCAAGACAACCTCGACGAACTCGAAGCAGTAACCAAAGTTCTCCAAAAACGCTACCCTTCTCCCGAGTTAGCCTCTTTAGCACTCGATGGACTTAGTTTTCAGCCATCAAGCGGTTTGGTTTCGCAGGTTCTCAACAGATTCAGCAACGACTGGGTCCCAGCTTTGGGTTTTTTCAAATGGGCAAAATCTCTAACAGGTTACCGGCATTCCCCCGAACTCTACAACTTGATGGTTGACATCTTGGGAAAGTGCAGATCCTTTGATTCCATGTCGGAGTTGGTGGAGGAAATGGCAAGACTCGAAGGGTATGTCACACTGGAAACCATGACCAAGGTAATGAGGAGGCTTGCCAGGGCACGCAAGCATGAAGATGCTATTGAAGCATTTGGCAGAATGGAGAAGTTTGGTGTCAAGAAGGACACTGCAGCGTTGAATGTTCTCATTGATGCATTGGTGAAAGGAGACAGTGTTGAACATGCCCACAAGGTTGTTTTGGAGTTTAAGGGTTCGATACCTTTGAGTTCTCGTTCTTTCAATGTTTTGATGCATGGCTGGTGCAGAGCGAGGGACTTTGACAATGCAAGGAAAGCCATGGAGGACATGAAGGAACACGGGTTTGAGCCTGATGTTTTCTCGTACACTAATTTCATTGAAGCGTATGGCCACGAGAGAGATTTCCGCAAGGTTGATCAAGTTTTGGAGGAGATGAGGGAAAATGGGTGCCCCCCTAATGCTGTGACTTATACTAGTGTGATGCTTCATCTGGGGAAAGCAGGGCAACTGCGTAAAGCTTTGGAGGTTTATGAAAAAATGAAGAGTGATGGCTGTGTGGCTGACACTCCATTTTATAGCAGCATGATATTTATTCTTGGCAAAGCTGGGAGGTTAAAGGATGCTTGTGATGTGTTTGAGGATATGCCTAAGCAGGGGGTCGTGAGAGATGTGGTGACATACAACAGTATGATTTCTACTGCTTGTGCTCACTCGCGGGAAGAGACTGCTCTTAGGTTGCTTAAGGAAATGGAAGATGGGTCGTGCAAGCCGAATGTTGGGACTTACCATCGGTTGCTTAAGATGTGCTGcaaaaagaagagaatgaaGGTGCTCAAGTTTTTGTTGGATCACATGTTCAAAAACAATATAAGCCCTGATTTGGCAACTTACTCGCTTTTGGTAAATGCTCTACGTAAAAGTGGAAAAGTTGAGGATGCTTACTCGTTTTTGGAGGAAATGGTCTTGCGGGGATTCACTCCGAAACCCAGCACGCTCAAGAAATTGGCTGGAGAGCTTGAGTCCAAGAGCATGTTAGAAGAGAAAGTGCGTGTTGAGGAATGGATGGACCGCTTTTCGCAGAATCTGATTCGGCCTGGCCTGTCGGATCGGTCCGACCGGGATCCGGTGACCTAA
- the LOC100500129 gene encoding Protein RDM1-like, giving the protein MKRSFPWENQIDVSSSSSPNSLRPNPLTIPNSPIDTKSQDALIRRAEMYQDYMKQIPIPNHRGTMIPFTSWMGLGRSMKQIYGQPLHYLTNILLKQWDQLRIGSEDEYKPLDNIVHPHKAEATIWLIEEIHRQTSSHFHLASLWKVDPMYNGFVDSIFPTLEHTS; this is encoded by the exons ATGAAGAGGTCATTTCCATGGGAAAATCAAATTGatgtctcttcttcttcttctccaaacTCCCTTCGTCCTAACCCCCTAACTATCCCTAACTCCCCCATAGATACCAAGTCCCAAG ATGCACTCATCAGGCGGGCAGAAATGTATCAGGATTACATGAAGCAGATCCCAATCCCAAATCATCGAGGCACTATGATCCCATTTACCTCATGGATGGGATTAGGCAGATCCATGAAGCAGATATACGGACAGCCTCTGCATTACCTCACCAATATTCTCCTCAAGCAATGGGATCAGTTGAGAATTGGCAGTGAGGATGAATACAAGCCCTTGGACAACATAGTTCATCCACACAAAGCTGAGGCCACCATCTGGCTCATTGAAGAAATCCATCGGCAAACATCATCGCATTTTCATCTTGCTAGTCTGTGGAAGGTGGACCCAATGTACAATGGTTTTGTTGATTCCATTTTCCCAACATTAGAGCACACATCATGA